One part of the Aurantibacillus circumpalustris genome encodes these proteins:
- the fahA gene encoding fumarylacetoacetase, translating into MLNKNLKSWIEVDANSDFSIHNIPFGIYKDNKVKHRACSAIGEYIIDLVELADAGFLSVDKSILEQQFLNEFISLGKPSTNAVRAKIIDLLSNDSDPVAAELKTNKELFNKIFKKQVSVTMLLPVRVGDYTDFYSSIDHATNIGTMIRDPKNALMSNWKHIPVGYHGRASSICVSGHSFHRPKGQQKPADSELPVYGPAKLLDIELETAFIIGKQTQMGDSVSTSNADDYIFGMVLFNDWSARDIQTWEYVPLGPFLAKNFASTVSPWIITLEALEPFRTKGYTQDPKVLPYLEYKGDRNLDIKLDVFLKPEKGEENHICSSNYKYMYWTMEQQLAHHTVNGCNINVGDMMASGTISGPDPKEYGSMMELTWRGTKPITLKDGSERKFVNDNDTIIMKGYCEKDGIKIGFGECVAKVLPAK; encoded by the coding sequence ATGTTGAACAAAAATTTAAAATCCTGGATAGAGGTAGACGCAAATTCCGATTTCTCTATTCATAATATTCCTTTCGGAATTTATAAAGACAATAAAGTAAAACACCGTGCATGCTCAGCCATTGGCGAGTATATTATCGACTTAGTTGAACTGGCGGATGCCGGATTTTTGAGCGTAGACAAATCAATTCTTGAGCAGCAGTTTTTAAATGAATTTATCTCCTTAGGTAAACCTTCAACCAATGCGGTTAGAGCAAAAATTATTGATCTATTAAGTAATGATTCTGATCCTGTAGCTGCCGAATTAAAAACAAACAAGGAACTATTTAATAAGATATTTAAGAAGCAAGTAAGTGTCACGATGCTTTTACCGGTAAGGGTAGGGGACTACACTGATTTTTATAGCAGCATCGATCATGCTACAAATATTGGAACCATGATTCGCGATCCAAAAAATGCATTAATGAGTAACTGGAAACACATACCTGTTGGATATCACGGTAGAGCGAGTAGCATTTGTGTTAGCGGTCATTCTTTTCACCGTCCAAAAGGTCAACAAAAACCTGCAGATTCTGAGCTGCCAGTTTATGGTCCAGCAAAATTATTAGACATTGAATTAGAAACAGCTTTTATTATTGGCAAACAAACCCAAATGGGAGATAGTGTTTCAACCAGCAACGCTGATGATTATATTTTTGGAATGGTATTGTTTAATGACTGGAGCGCTAGAGATATTCAAACATGGGAGTATGTGCCGCTTGGACCTTTTCTTGCTAAGAATTTCGCAAGCACAGTATCTCCTTGGATAATAACATTAGAAGCATTAGAGCCATTCAGAACAAAAGGATATACGCAAGACCCGAAAGTATTGCCATACTTGGAGTACAAGGGTGATAGAAATTTGGATATTAAATTGGATGTGTTTTTAAAACCGGAGAAAGGCGAAGAAAATCATATCTGTTCTTCCAATTATAAATATATGTATTGGACGATGGAGCAACAATTAGCACATCACACGGTGAATGGTTGTAATATTAATGTGGGAGATATGATGGCGAGTGGAACAATCAGTGGGCCTGATCCGAAAGAATATGGAAGCATGATGGAACTTACTTGGCGGGGTACGAAACCAATTACCTTGAAAGATGGATCAGAGCGCAAGTTTGTGAATGATAATGATACCATCATCATGAAAGGTTATTGTGAAAAAGATGGTATCAAAATTGGATTTGGTGAATGTGTAGCAAAAGTACTTCCGGCCAAATAA
- a CDS encoding AAA family ATPase → MNFKSDTEAVEGFVSKHKELTAEIAKVIVGQEDTVKNVLISIFSRGHCLLVGVPGLAKTLLVNTIADALGLSFNRIQFTPDLMPSDIIGSEILDENRHFQFIKGPLFSNIILADEINRTPPKTQAALLEAMQERQITAAGKKYILDNPFFVLATQNPIEQEGTYPLPEAQLDRFMFNVWLDYPKFEEELQVVKLTTTNTKAQLNKILNAQEIVYFQDLIRKIPVADNVVEYAVKLVHKTRLTGEHTTDVAKKYLQWGAGPRASQYLIIGAKCHAAMNGKFSPDIEDVRAIALPILRHRVVLNYKAEAEGMSVEEIIKQLM, encoded by the coding sequence ATGAATTTTAAGAGTGACACTGAAGCCGTTGAAGGCTTTGTATCCAAGCACAAAGAACTTACAGCCGAGATTGCTAAAGTAATAGTTGGACAGGAAGATACAGTTAAAAACGTGTTAATCTCCATTTTTAGTAGAGGGCATTGTTTGTTAGTTGGTGTTCCTGGTCTTGCAAAAACATTGTTGGTTAATACCATTGCCGATGCTTTAGGCTTGAGTTTTAACCGTATTCAGTTTACTCCCGATTTAATGCCAAGTGATATCATTGGTAGCGAAATATTGGATGAAAACAGACACTTTCAATTTATTAAAGGCCCCTTGTTTTCTAATATTATTTTAGCCGATGAGATAAATCGTACCCCCCCTAAAACACAAGCAGCTTTGTTAGAAGCCATGCAGGAAAGACAGATAACGGCGGCTGGAAAAAAGTATATTTTAGATAATCCGTTTTTTGTACTTGCAACACAAAATCCAATTGAACAAGAAGGAACCTATCCTTTACCAGAAGCTCAGTTAGACAGATTTATGTTTAATGTATGGTTAGATTATCCAAAGTTTGAAGAGGAATTACAAGTAGTTAAATTAACTACTACTAACACAAAAGCTCAGTTGAATAAAATTTTAAACGCACAAGAAATAGTTTATTTTCAGGACTTGATTCGTAAAATACCAGTAGCAGATAATGTTGTTGAGTATGCTGTGAAACTCGTTCATAAAACACGCTTAACAGGAGAACACACAACGGATGTAGCTAAAAAATATTTACAGTGGGGTGCTGGACCAAGAGCGTCACAATATTTAATTATTGGGGCAAAATGTCACGCTGCAATGAATGGGAAATTTAGTCCTGATATTGAAGATGTGAGGGCTATCGCTTTACCAATTTTACGCCACCGTGTGGTTTTAAATTATAAAGCAGAAGCAGAAGGAATGTCGGTTGAAGAAATTATTAAACAATTAATGTGA
- the pnp gene encoding polyribonucleotide nucleotidyltransferase, producing the protein MSQTGITHSFDIGDGRLISLETGKLAKQADGSVVVRIGDTMILATIVSNKDAKEGVDFLPLTVDYQEKYASAGRFPGGFFKREAKLSDYEVLISRIVDRALRPQFPEDYHADTQLMLSLISSDKENMPDALVGLAASAAIAVSDIPFNGPISEVRVAKIDGKLVINPTKSQLVGNTMEMIVAASATDIAMVEGEMSEVSEDEMLEAIKFAHEAIKIQIKAINEFAAKAGLKTKREYNHETNDVELKAKVMKETYDAVYAAAKKLDPNKTNRKANFKAPLEEFKKQYSAEELKEKEGLINKYYHEVEYVAVRRLAIDEKVRLDGRKTDQIRPIWAEVGYLPSPHGSAVFTRGETQSLTTVTLGTPMDKLRIDGAFNQGEETFILHYNFPGFSTGEAKPNRGVGRREVGHGNLALRALKKVVPTDSGYTIRVVSDILESNGSSSMATVCAGALALMDAGVQIKKPVAGIAMGLITDEKGNYAILSDILGDEDHLGDMDFKVCGTKDGITAVQMDLKVNGLPYEVMAKAMAQAKEGRLHIMNEMLKAIEKPREDYKPHAPRFEKIVIAGEFIGAIIGPGGKVIQEMQKTTNTTIVITEDGKNGIVEIFGTNLADVTAAKNRIKGIVAVPELGDIYQAKVKTIMPYGAFVEIMPGKDGLLHISEYDWKRIDTLEGLLKEGDTIEVKYVGDDPKTKKIKLSRKVLLPKPEGMVEKKEA; encoded by the coding sequence ATGTCACAGACAGGAATTACACACAGCTTTGATATTGGCGATGGCCGTTTGATTAGCTTAGAAACAGGAAAACTAGCAAAACAAGCAGACGGCTCTGTTGTTGTTAGAATTGGCGATACCATGATACTTGCAACCATTGTAAGTAACAAAGACGCTAAAGAAGGGGTAGATTTTTTACCACTCACCGTTGATTATCAAGAGAAATATGCTTCTGCCGGAAGATTTCCAGGTGGATTTTTTAAACGTGAAGCTAAATTATCAGATTATGAAGTACTGATTAGCCGTATTGTTGACCGTGCTTTACGTCCACAATTCCCTGAAGATTATCATGCAGATACACAGTTAATGTTATCTCTCATTTCTTCTGATAAAGAAAATATGCCCGACGCACTTGTAGGATTAGCAGCTTCTGCAGCTATTGCCGTGAGTGATATTCCTTTTAACGGACCAATCAGTGAAGTACGTGTTGCTAAAATTGATGGTAAATTAGTTATTAATCCTACAAAATCTCAATTAGTAGGAAATACAATGGAAATGATCGTTGCCGCTTCGGCGACAGACATCGCCATGGTAGAGGGTGAAATGAGTGAGGTTAGCGAAGACGAAATGTTGGAGGCTATTAAATTTGCTCATGAAGCTATAAAAATTCAAATTAAAGCGATCAACGAATTTGCTGCAAAAGCTGGTTTAAAAACAAAACGTGAGTACAACCACGAAACCAACGATGTTGAGTTGAAAGCTAAAGTGATGAAAGAAACTTACGATGCAGTTTATGCGGCTGCCAAGAAATTAGATCCGAATAAAACAAACCGTAAAGCGAATTTCAAAGCGCCTTTAGAAGAATTTAAAAAACAATATTCTGCTGAAGAATTAAAAGAAAAAGAAGGTCTTATCAATAAATATTACCACGAAGTTGAATACGTTGCGGTTCGTCGTTTAGCGATTGATGAAAAAGTTCGTTTAGATGGTCGTAAAACAGATCAAATCCGTCCTATTTGGGCTGAAGTTGGTTATTTACCTTCGCCTCACGGAAGTGCAGTGTTTACACGTGGTGAGACTCAATCTTTAACTACAGTTACTCTTGGTACTCCAATGGATAAACTAAGAATTGATGGTGCGTTTAATCAAGGTGAAGAAACGTTCATTTTACATTATAACTTCCCAGGCTTCAGTACTGGTGAAGCTAAACCTAACCGTGGCGTTGGTCGTCGCGAAGTTGGTCATGGTAATTTAGCATTACGTGCTTTGAAAAAAGTTGTTCCAACTGATTCAGGTTATACCATTCGTGTAGTAAGTGATATTTTAGAAAGTAACGGTTCATCAAGTATGGCAACTGTGTGTGCAGGTGCTTTAGCTTTAATGGATGCCGGTGTTCAAATTAAAAAACCAGTAGCAGGTATTGCCATGGGTTTAATTACCGACGAAAAAGGTAACTACGCTATTTTATCTGATATTTTAGGTGATGAAGATCACTTAGGAGATATGGATTTTAAAGTGTGTGGAACTAAAGATGGTATTACTGCGGTTCAAATGGACTTAAAAGTAAACGGTCTTCCTTATGAAGTAATGGCAAAAGCTATGGCTCAAGCTAAAGAAGGTAGATTACACATTATGAACGAAATGCTGAAAGCAATTGAGAAACCACGTGAAGATTACAAACCTCACGCTCCTCGTTTTGAGAAGATTGTTATTGCAGGTGAATTCATTGGTGCGATTATCGGACCTGGAGGAAAAGTTATTCAGGAAATGCAAAAAACTACCAATACTACTATCGTGATTACTGAAGATGGTAAAAATGGGATTGTTGAAATTTTTGGCACAAACTTAGCGGACGTAACTGCTGCTAAAAACCGTATCAAAGGCATTGTAGCTGTTCCTGAGTTAGGAGATATCTACCAAGCTAAAGTTAAAACAATTATGCCTTACGGTGCTTTTGTTGAGATTATGCCGGGTAAAGATGGTTTATTGCATATTAGCGAATACGATTGGAAACGCATTGATACTTTAGAAGGATTACTTAAAGAAGGTGATACTATTGAAGTAAAATATGTAGGCGATGATCCTAAGACTAAAAAAATTAAATTAAGTCGTAAAGTTCTTCTTCCAAAACCTGAAGGTATGGTTGAGAAAAAAGAAGCTTAG
- a CDS encoding pyridoxal-phosphate dependent enzyme, giving the protein MKVCKTILETIGNTPMVKINKITKEFPCDVYAKVETFNPGNSIKDRMALKMVEDAELDGRLKPGGTIIEGTSGNTGMGLAIAAVIKGYKCIFTTTDKQSKEKVDALRAFGAEVIVCPTDVDPEDPRSYYSVSSRLVSEIPNAWKPNQYDNLSNSQAHYEQTGPEIWDQTDGKITHLVVGVGTGGTLCGTGKYLKEKNPAIKILGIDTYGSVFKKYKETGIFDKDEIYPYITEGIGEDFLPANVDFNVIDHFEKVTDKDAAVMTRRIPREEGIFAGNSAGSAMAGLLQMKNMFKKGDVVVVIFHDHGTRYLGKMFNDDWMRDRNFLEATKPKAIDLVANHKNQKLLTVDVDSTVSEALELLNKYDISQIPVTEKGNFVGSLNESYLFTRLIENSDVKNKSVKHLMQAAFPVVGEKAPIEEVSKLITKENNAVLLRDMGGNMHIITKHDIIQAVAKMS; this is encoded by the coding sequence ATGAAAGTTTGTAAAACAATACTCGAAACAATTGGAAATACACCAATGGTAAAAATAAATAAAATCACAAAGGAGTTTCCTTGCGATGTTTATGCCAAAGTAGAGACATTTAATCCTGGTAATTCGATTAAGGACCGTATGGCACTTAAGATGGTAGAAGATGCTGAATTGGATGGGCGTTTAAAACCAGGTGGAACTATAATTGAGGGTACAAGTGGTAACACCGGAATGGGCTTAGCTATTGCTGCTGTTATTAAAGGCTATAAGTGTATTTTTACTACTACCGATAAACAAAGCAAAGAAAAGGTGGATGCATTGCGTGCTTTTGGTGCAGAAGTAATTGTTTGTCCAACAGACGTAGACCCTGAGGATCCCCGCTCCTACTACTCAGTTTCATCACGTTTGGTTAGTGAAATACCAAATGCCTGGAAACCTAATCAATATGATAATTTAAGTAATAGTCAGGCTCATTACGAACAAACGGGTCCTGAAATCTGGGACCAAACCGATGGCAAAATAACGCACCTTGTTGTAGGTGTTGGAACTGGAGGCACATTGTGTGGAACTGGTAAGTACCTGAAAGAAAAAAATCCCGCAATAAAAATATTAGGGATAGATACCTATGGTTCTGTATTTAAAAAATATAAAGAAACCGGTATTTTTGATAAAGACGAAATATACCCATACATCACCGAAGGCATTGGTGAAGATTTTTTGCCTGCCAATGTTGATTTCAATGTGATTGATCATTTTGAAAAAGTAACGGATAAAGATGCGGCAGTAATGACGCGTAGAATTCCGCGAGAAGAAGGGATTTTTGCAGGAAACAGCGCTGGGTCAGCAATGGCTGGCCTACTTCAAATGAAAAACATGTTTAAAAAAGGAGATGTTGTAGTAGTAATTTTTCATGATCACGGAACTCGTTATTTAGGCAAAATGTTTAACGATGATTGGATGCGTGATCGAAATTTTTTAGAAGCTACAAAACCTAAAGCTATAGACTTAGTTGCTAATCATAAAAATCAAAAATTATTAACTGTCGACGTTGATTCAACCGTTAGTGAAGCTTTAGAATTATTAAACAAGTACGATATTTCACAAATACCTGTTACCGAAAAAGGAAATTTTGTTGGATCGCTTAATGAAAGTTATTTATTTACAAGACTGATAGAAAACAGCGATGTGAAAAATAAATCGGTAAAACATTTAATGCAAGCGGCTTTTCCTGTTGTTGGAGAAAAAGCACCTATTGAGGAAGTAAGTAAACTCATTACTAAAGAAAATAACGCTGTTCTTTTAAGAGATATGGGCGGCAACATGCATATTATTACCAAACACGATATCATTCAGGCTGTAGCAAAGATGAGTTAA
- a CDS encoding gliding motility-associated C-terminal domain-containing protein, with the protein MKKHKVLSIILALFLASSGFKAQYFTIDPMYYHNFDKDSLAGFDEVSSRASAIQDQFLGSEFKIRMYELKRQFIDVKYHLIKRPPSSFYENVVEYLNANRPAAIPGCVNEDFELSTAAVVTATNQISGWTITQGYNGGISNPPPSSNTLAPYFPTGVPSTANSCNLLGCCPAPPAHSELIDCSAPGGFIDTQIGSQYPIFSVFGSGPANVAASAANPQITNGQFFGSKVLRLNDGVTGDRSIERLSKTFSVSSSNALFQFAFISVFAPGHGCCDAGGFIIRLSNASTNAVLPCPVFSVSAPSSQCTATVPIVYNVALTGAVYTSTTSANTIYNPWKINSLDLTAYIGQNITIDILSSDCNAGGHYGKVYFDAQCGPMTVYGNGNPYDAGSNVTVPTCGASGATICAADGLGPYSWAGPNLPQSYSIPSMTNQCIITNISAQYTLYMSPEGSCAPIQRVVNSTITPAPLLGASVAQAQCGGTLAVVSLTPSGSAANPSSLLWFPTPLSLNQQTTQGTYTLPVGPAPNIVSITASDPLGCKVTTTVNINSAPPIPSFTIVNTTNSNSITCEYPVVNLDAVTSYSYNGGSLNYFWASASLTFSTSSISISNPGNFTVNAVDPVTNCQVTRTVSIGVNIVAPLSTISPSFQSITCGTLAGANATNVIVTASPSVNVTHQILSPYGGTFSASSYSTQYTPGGVGNFTYCLKNDVNGCVTCKEFTVTSNQGFPSFSILSPESFTLGCGTKSIAGVNIVNGNTTPQGGAVSYTILSPGQSSVTPNGPLSGIQTYTVNVPGTYTVITKDNVSLCETRVPISVLSNTFAPDISAVVERQILDCNNPKVVLKGKSITSGVEYSWKFVGPINTLQGDTITAIISPTAIATQTVLNTYTLIVNNLSSTCKSQSVIPIYQNVFAPKPAVTPITSSLTCLTNTVVLTNGSSTGIPPTSIFTRNLPVIGFLWTGPSPQEPLSNATTYTGATVGIYTLTVKDLNNGCTSFTTATIIDNRTYPDFLIKDTVFLDCGAQSVELSYVLTNSTGMGPKQNWSAPGIIGDPTKDKLPVTQPGSYGVVVTYSNGCSKSAEFTVISGSLTAEFAAETFTNYAPATISFKNKSRSSLDSVNVVSTWNFGNGTTKTTSLTTITSSNLYTSPGTYTVTLYATKGQCIASTQKVVKIDIPSVLTIPNVFTPNGDGANDLFFVKAANLSKISAVIFDRWGHVVYELESATGNIEWDGKNMEGKDSAEGVYFYTIKATGKDDKAYDKKGTINLYR; encoded by the coding sequence ATGAAAAAACACAAAGTATTATCCATTATTTTAGCTTTATTCCTAGCGTCCAGCGGGTTTAAGGCACAGTATTTCACGATCGACCCTATGTACTATCATAATTTTGACAAGGATTCCCTTGCTGGTTTTGATGAGGTTTCATCAAGGGCATCCGCCATTCAGGATCAGTTTTTAGGGTCTGAGTTTAAAATTAGAATGTACGAACTTAAAAGACAGTTCATTGATGTAAAATATCACTTGATAAAAAGGCCGCCGAGTTCATTTTACGAGAATGTAGTTGAGTATTTGAATGCAAATAGGCCAGCAGCTATCCCTGGCTGTGTAAATGAAGATTTCGAGCTTTCTACAGCTGCTGTTGTTACCGCAACCAATCAAATTTCTGGTTGGACAATTACTCAGGGTTATAACGGAGGTATTTCTAATCCTCCCCCTTCAAGTAATACGTTGGCACCTTATTTTCCTACAGGTGTGCCATCAACTGCAAATTCATGTAATCTTTTAGGATGCTGTCCTGCCCCACCTGCACACTCCGAACTTATTGATTGTAGTGCACCTGGAGGTTTTATTGATACTCAAATTGGTTCTCAGTATCCTATTTTTTCGGTTTTTGGATCAGGGCCGGCTAATGTCGCTGCTTCTGCTGCTAACCCTCAAATCACAAACGGTCAGTTTTTTGGTAGTAAAGTGCTAAGACTTAATGATGGTGTTACTGGAGATCGTAGTATTGAGAGATTATCGAAGACATTTTCGGTGTCGTCAAGTAATGCTTTATTTCAATTTGCATTTATTTCAGTATTTGCTCCTGGGCATGGCTGTTGTGATGCTGGTGGGTTTATTATTCGCTTAAGTAACGCGAGTACAAACGCAGTTCTTCCTTGTCCCGTTTTTTCTGTATCTGCGCCTAGTAGTCAATGTACAGCTACCGTTCCAATTGTTTATAATGTTGCACTTACTGGAGCTGTGTATACTAGTACGACCTCTGCAAACACTATTTATAACCCTTGGAAGATAAACTCATTGGATTTAACAGCTTATATTGGTCAGAATATTACAATTGACATCCTTTCTTCAGATTGCAACGCGGGAGGGCACTATGGAAAAGTTTATTTTGATGCACAGTGTGGGCCAATGACAGTTTATGGTAACGGTAACCCTTACGATGCTGGTTCAAACGTCACCGTGCCAACATGCGGAGCTTCTGGTGCTACCATTTGTGCGGCCGATGGATTAGGGCCTTATTCATGGGCAGGACCAAATCTTCCCCAATCTTATTCTATTCCTTCAATGACCAATCAGTGTATTATCACAAATATTTCGGCTCAATACACACTTTATATGTCACCAGAGGGTTCTTGTGCGCCAATACAACGCGTGGTAAACAGTACCATTACTCCAGCACCTCTTTTGGGGGCTTCTGTTGCTCAAGCGCAATGCGGAGGAACATTAGCTGTTGTTTCATTAACACCTTCTGGATCTGCTGCTAATCCGTCTTCATTACTTTGGTTTCCAACTCCATTGTCTTTGAATCAACAAACAACTCAAGGAACTTATACCCTTCCGGTAGGGCCAGCACCTAATATTGTATCAATAACCGCTAGCGATCCTTTAGGTTGTAAAGTTACAACTACGGTTAATATTAATTCGGCCCCTCCAATTCCATCATTTACAATTGTTAACACAACTAATTCAAATAGTATTACCTGCGAATACCCTGTTGTTAATTTAGATGCAGTGACAAGCTACTCTTACAACGGAGGCAGTTTAAATTATTTTTGGGCCAGTGCCAGTTTGACTTTTTCAACAAGCAGCATCAGCATTTCAAATCCAGGAAACTTCACTGTTAACGCGGTCGATCCTGTTACAAATTGTCAGGTAACTCGTACAGTTTCCATTGGTGTTAATATTGTTGCTCCTTTATCTACCATCAGTCCTTCGTTCCAAAGTATAACTTGCGGAACCCTTGCTGGTGCTAATGCAACAAATGTAATTGTAACCGCAAGCCCGAGCGTAAATGTTACCCATCAAATTTTATCTCCTTATGGTGGTACATTTTCGGCAAGTTCTTATTCTACCCAATACACTCCGGGTGGGGTTGGTAACTTTACTTATTGTTTAAAAAACGATGTTAATGGATGTGTTACCTGTAAAGAGTTTACAGTTACTTCAAACCAAGGATTTCCATCTTTTAGTATCCTAAGTCCTGAGAGCTTCACTTTGGGTTGTGGTACAAAGAGTATAGCAGGAGTTAATATAGTTAATGGGAATACTACACCTCAGGGTGGAGCAGTTTCTTATACAATATTAAGCCCTGGTCAGAGCTCCGTTACCCCAAACGGACCTCTTAGCGGCATTCAAACTTATACAGTAAATGTACCAGGTACGTATACCGTAATTACCAAAGATAATGTCTCTCTATGTGAAACTAGGGTTCCTATATCCGTGCTATCAAACACTTTCGCTCCGGATATTAGTGCAGTAGTTGAAAGGCAAATTTTAGATTGTAATAATCCTAAAGTTGTGCTTAAAGGGAAAAGTATAACATCTGGTGTTGAATATTCTTGGAAATTCGTCGGACCTATAAATACATTACAAGGTGATACAATCACTGCTATAATTTCACCGACCGCTATTGCAACACAAACTGTGCTTAATACCTACACATTAATTGTTAATAACTTGAGTAGTACTTGTAAAAGTCAATCGGTTATTCCAATCTATCAGAATGTATTTGCACCAAAACCAGCCGTGACTCCAATAACATCTTCTCTTACTTGTTTAACAAATACTGTTGTGTTAACGAATGGAAGTTCTACTGGAATACCTCCAACAAGTATCTTTACTCGTAATCTACCTGTTATTGGATTTTTATGGACAGGACCTTCACCTCAAGAACCTTTGTCAAATGCAACTACATACACTGGCGCAACTGTTGGTATTTATACTTTAACAGTAAAGGATCTTAATAATGGTTGTACCTCTTTTACAACAGCTACCATTATTGACAATAGAACTTATCCAGATTTTTTAATTAAAGACACGGTCTTTTTAGATTGTGGAGCACAAAGTGTTGAATTAAGTTACGTACTTACTAATAGCACAGGAATGGGACCAAAACAAAATTGGTCAGCACCTGGAATTATTGGTGATCCTACAAAAGATAAGTTGCCTGTGACGCAACCTGGCTCATACGGAGTGGTTGTAACTTATTCGAACGGATGTTCCAAATCTGCTGAATTTACCGTTATTAGTGGTTCTTTAACGGCAGAGTTTGCAGCTGAAACATTTACTAATTATGCACCAGCGACCATAAGCTTCAAAAACAAATCTAGGTCTTCGTTAGACAGTGTAAATGTTGTATCAACTTGGAATTTTGGTAACGGTACAACAAAGACAACTTCACTGACTACAATAACTTCTTCTAATTTGTATACAAGTCCTGGTACCTACACGGTTACTTTATATGCTACCAAAGGACAATGTATTGCCTCAACTCAAAAAGTTGTTAAGATTGATATTCCATCAGTGTTAACAATACCGAATGTGTTTACACCAAATGGCGATGGTGCTAACGATTTATTCTTTGTTAAGGCGGCTAACCTTTCAAAAATAAGTGCTGTTATCTTTGATCGTTGGGGTCATGTAGTTTACGAGTTAGAATCCGCAACAGGTAACATTGAGTGGGATGGAAAAAACATGGAGGGTAAAGATTCTGCTGAAGGAGTTTATTTCTATACCATAAAAGCAACTGGTAAAGACGACAAGGCTTACGATAAAAAGGGAACCATTAATCTATACCGTTAG